The following nucleotide sequence is from Aedes aegypti strain LVP_AGWG chromosome 3, AaegL5.0 Primary Assembly, whole genome shotgun sequence.
gttcagctttatcgccaccgctgtggtagatgttgtatttgaaagcggTGTTAGCGATGGGGTCTACcgctctgaattcacgttctccagatcttagccaacacacttcctgaattgcagccacgcacacgccaacttttcgcaattcacgagccaaaaggctcactcgtccaggttcattgaaggtcctgacgttccaggtaccgagtttccaatcatagtccttatttcgttgccaggtcggttgccgaaagtaacgttcgtttcttctactttctccatttttcgtggtggataatgaattcggtatgctaccttaccggggtcgcgctacCGTGATGCAGGTTGATGggactgccatcttaggtgtagctgacgtgatacagcgttTCATACTCAgtcgctggatgccagaacagacgctgtttgagccgcacctcctggtgtacagacgctcaaaacgcacctcctcactctagctgatctcagaaggacaacagtgcccaagctgcactaccagctaagttcgcaacccttagctggcggtctttgtcatcatttgacccgtggaagcgcgaggtagaaacttgtgaggaccagagctgtgttggtcgctccttcctgattgtcgactcaccattttgcagcccaGAACATTTAGCGATAACAAAAAAGCAGATatcaaaatgttaaaatatttacatttaACTGGATTATTGAAAGAATGGTAAAACTCTTGAATTGAGGTGAATGAGCTGGCTTAttatgtttaaggtgaagattaatcgaagccaaacttgaaattttccaaaccaaacatccgtttaagctgaaaatttaatcgattggtgatgaccaatcgattgtattttcagctcaaacgggtgtttggttctccagatccgtactcttgaaaatttgataatacTTGTCAACAGTCACAACAGGGgagtccgtagccttgaggttacgctttcgcttcataagcggaaggtcatggattcaattcccagcccccccaaaaaaataacccgtccagccaccagaagacgtcgcacggaggaccgtgcttaggggagcacatccatcctccgtcagtatcagatggtgactgagacaaactgacccacttcgcaggcagctagcctcaaacgactcagaaacacggcaaaacgaaccaccgcaagagtaATGGaatatggcttatggaaatcgattggacgaTCATGAGAAATAACTGGTGCCTTTTTAAAGTTAACTGAAGGTGGTTCCAAAATAATCGAATGAAAATCCACGAAACGGCAGCTATTTTAAAATGCCTTTTCGGAGGTCGGGTACGTAAAGGTTTATATATTTAGATAATGTGTTATTGCTCAGAAACTGCTCTTGAAATGTACTTCATTGTATGAAGCTAAACTCATGTGATTGTTTTTAATTCGGAATGAAAAAAAGGATTTCCGAATTTGATTAAGAAGGCATCGACTCCAATGTTGTATTATAAGAAACATGGGAGTATCTCGAGAATCAGGTGGCAGATGGCCGCAAAACATGCAAATTTTATAAATGGATTTATTTCTCAGCAAATTATGATGAAATGGCGATTATACAGGAAAACTAAATAGCTATGTAGTTTTAAGGAAAAGTAAGTAGGGAGGTAAAGGAAGTCCTGCAGATGGGTGACAAGATCGAATATTAAGATATTCGAAACTGGGAAAGAATAAGATTCATAAATTTTATGGAGATTTGTAATTTCTTATGTATTAAGGAAAAGTTACTGTCATTTTTATCTTCATTTTTTGTAATCCCCCTTGGGTTTCTTGAGATTATGTTTAAAGTTagttttttgacgattttttgtcATGCGAGATCCGAAAAGAGTATGGATACTAACTCCTAGTAAGGTCAATTTTATTACTAATTTCATTTTATATTAACATTTAATAAAACGCCAAACGAGCTGTGCGTTGTAATGAAAATCttttaaatgtttttattaGTTATATATTGTCAACATTAAAACAACTCTTTGCAAAATTCCAACTTTATACGTAAATTTGAAACCATTATAATTTCAGGCATTTGTCAGTGGTGCATACATTTGTGCTACAGTTTTGAACTGCTTCAAACAAGACTGCGTCAGTCCTGAATCATAAAAACCACCGATCATTCCTAATAGGTTAAAAAAACATATTCACATTGTTAGCACGTTCGGGTGATTCCCTCAATCCCTCGCTAATATCGTGTAAAATGCGCGCATTCAAAACACGTGCATTTACGTGCCTTCGTTTTCAAATTAACCATTGCTTGAGTTCGATTCGCACCGAACGTGTATCGTTCCGACACTAATTATTCATTACCACCATTAACAACCTATACTGAATGCCAGTTTCCTCTCCCCCTTCTTCTCTGCATTCCCAGGAATCGGCGTCGGCCAGATGATTGCCATGTCCATTGTGATCTCATACTACGCGGCCACCATTGCCGTGGCCATCCGCTACTTTGCGGCTTCCTTTTCCGGTGATCTTCCCTGGGCCACCTGTGACCCCTCGTGGACCGACGTGAATTGTATCAATTCGAGTGACATCATGGCCAAATCCAGCATCACCAACTCGACGCTCCCGGTGAAGACTTCGGCCGAGCTGTACTACACCCGAGCGGTGACGGGCGAAGACTATCTGGTCGGCGACGAAATTGGACTTCCGGAGTGGAAGCTGAGCTTGTGCTTGCTGTTCATCTGGGTTTGCATGACCTTTATGCTGATCAAGGGGATCAAGGGATCCGGAAAGGTGTCGTACTTCTTGGCACTGTTCCCATATGTGGTGATGCTTTTCTTCGCGATCTACGCCTTCACACTGGAAGGGGCAATGGATGGGCTGCTGTACTTCATCAAACCGGATTGGAATCAGCTGTTGAATCCCACGGTGTGGAAGGAAGCCGTTTCGCAGTGTTTCTTTTCGCTTTCGATTTGCTTCGGAGGTGTGATTGCCTACTCGTCGTTTAACAACTTCTCCAACAATATCTACCGGGATGCGATGATCATCTCCTGGTTGGATACTTTTACATCGCTGCTGTCCGGTGCAATTGTGTTTGCCATCATTGGCCATTTGGGATTCATCACTGATGAGACGGACTACACCAAGGTGGTTTATCCGGGCAGTGGATTGACCTTCATCACCTATCCCGATGCCATTGCCAAGTTTGAACATGTACCGAATCTGTTCGCGGTTCTGTTCTTCTTCATGCTGTTTGTTCTGGGCATtggaagtaataccggaatcaTTACCAGCGTGGTGACGGCCATTCGGGACGAGTTCCCACAGCTGCAGAACTGGAAGGTGGTGATAACGATCAGTGTTATTGGTTTCTCGACTGGATTCCTGTTCATTACACCGGTGAGTACTTATTCatcttaacgttcaacgcttcgTCATcgaaatcatcgtcatcattgaaacttcaaaaacagtttttctgttcaaaacttaaaattattcgatgaaaatgtgttcactgtgtttcggttggagaatagaatacagtgaacacattttcctgtaaattttcttcattttgaacgaaaaaactgcttttgaaaatttcgaaaacaatgacggatcctgcccccttaaactaATAATGCGGCGTAAAATTCTTCTTACCTTTTGTATGGCAATAGTCTCA
It contains:
- the LOC5578673 gene encoding sodium-dependent nutrient amino acid transporter 1, with translation MAGVVNRSFVGDDGQVPDSKTTTNGTAPVASDTTVDTTSTGSGEREKWDNGVEFLLSCIAMSVGLGNVWKFPSTAFRNGGGAFVIPYMIVLLVVGRPVYYLEMVMGQFSSRGSVKVYDVSPVMRGIGVGQMIAMSIVISYYAATIAVAIRYFAASFSGDLPWATCDPSWTDVNCINSSDIMAKSSITNSTLPVKTSAELYYTRAVTGEDYLVGDEIGLPEWKLSLCLLFIWVCMTFMLIKGIKGSGKVSYFLALFPYVVMLFFAIYAFTLEGAMDGLLYFIKPDWNQLLNPTVWKEAVSQCFFSLSICFGGVIAYSSFNNFSNNIYRDAMIISWLDTFTSLLSGAIVFAIIGHLGFITDETDYTKVVYPGSGLTFITYPDAIAKFEHVPNLFAVLFFFMLFVLGIGSNTGIITSVVTAIRDEFPQLQNWKVVITISVIGFSTGFLFITPASSRLIDYVDYYGVTYVTLTLAVAELFCFCWMYGVDRICRDIEFMLSIRTSILWRTCWKFITPTVLLIILIVTFISGGKPKGFADGYHVLGWFIYALAVLPLPLWGMYVVAKQPKGSIWQKIMSASQPLPEWGPENLALKKKYDDYIDDIQHAGSRNVIQRFFTGRERSYSVNV